One window of Populus nigra chromosome 5, ddPopNigr1.1, whole genome shotgun sequence genomic DNA carries:
- the LOC133693797 gene encoding protein DETOXIFICATION 41-like: MGEESEYQTPLLELDSHSRIRDLSSVTIEEFLEHGPVAVRWWPRLVAWESRLLWILSGSSIIVSVATFMLSFVTQMFSGHLGALELAGASIANVGIQGLAYGIMLGMASAVQTVCGQAYGAKKYSSMGIICQRAIILHLGAAFLLTFLYWFSGPVLRAIGQTESIAEQGEIFARGLIPQLYAFAFSCPMQRFLQAQNIVNPLAYMSVAVFLLHILLTWIAVYVLQYGLLGAALTLSFSWWLFVILNGLYIILSPSCKETWTGLSASAFTGIWPYFKLTVSSAVMLCLEIWYSQGLVLISGLLTDPTVALDSISICMNYLNWDMQFMLGLSASTSVRVSNELGAGHPKVAKLSVMVVNGTSIVISIIFSAIVLIFRVGLSKLFTTDYEVIEAVSDLTPLLAISVFLNGIQPILSGVAIGSGWQATVAYVNLATYYVIGLPIGCVLAFKTSLGVAGIWWGMIAGVLLQTITLIILTARTNWDTEVQNAAERVKKSANEDFSGLVEAI; encoded by the exons ATGGGCGAAGAATCAGAGTATCAAACACCGCTACTAGAACTTGACTCTCATTCACGTATTCGAGATTTGTCTTCTGTTACAATTGAAGAATTCTTGGAGCACGGGCCTGTGGCTGTCCGATGGTGGCCACGTCTAGTTGCATGGGAATCAAGGCTCCTTTGGATCCTATCTGGCTCATCTATTATTGTTTCCGTGGCCACCTTCATGCTTAGTTTCGTGACCCAGATGTTTTCAGGGCATTTGGGTGCATTAGAGCTTGCCGGGGCATCTATTGCCAATGTAGGAATTCAGGGTCTCGCTTATGGCATAATG CTGGGCATGGCCAGTGCAGTGCAAACTGTCTGTGGCCAAGCATATGGAGCCAAAAAGTACTCATCAATGGGCATCATTTGCCAAAGAGCAATTATTTTGCACCTGGGAGCAGCTTTCCTCCTCACGTTCCTATATTGGTTTTCAGGGCCAGTTCTGCGAGCTATTGGGCAAACAGAGAGCATAGCTGAGCAGGGCGAAATTTTCGCTCGTGGCCTGATACCTCAGCTATATGCATTTGCATTTAGCTGCCCTATGCAGAGGTTTCTCCAAGCTCAGAACATAGTAAACCCTCTAGCATACATGTCTGTTGCGGTATTCCTACTCCACATTCTTCTCACATGGATTGCTGTTTATGTACTGCAATATGGTCTCTTGGGAGCTGCTCTAACACTGAGCTTCTCTTGGTGGTTGTTCGTCATCTTAAATGGACTTTACATTATCCTGAGCCCATCTTGCAAGGAAACCTGGACTGGCTTATCTGCCAGTGCTTTCACAGGAATTTGGCCTTATTTTAAGCTTACAGTCTCGTCTGCTGTCATGCTTTG TTTGGAGATATGGTACAGCCAAGGACTGGTACTTATATCAGGACTCCTCACTGATCCAACAGTAGCACTAGACTCCATTTCTATATG CATGAACTACTTGAACTGGGACATGCAATTCATGCTAGGCCTGAGCGCATCTACCAG CGTTCGAGTAAGTAATGAACTAGGGGCAGGTCATCCGAAGGTAGCGAAATTGTCAGTGATGGTGGTGAATGGCACTAGCATCGTAATTAGCATAATTTTCAGCGCGATAGTTTTGATTTTTCGAGTTGGATTAAGCAAACTCTTTACAACCGATTATGAGGTTATAGAGGCAGTTTCTGATTTGACTCCCCTGCTTGCCATCTCTGTTTTCTTAAATGGTATTCAGCCTATACTGTCAG GTGTGGCCATTGGGAGTGGATGGCAAGCTACTGTAGCTTATGTTAACCTGGCCACTTATTATGTAATTGGTCTCCCAATTGGATGTGTCCTTGCCTTCAAAACCAGCTTAGGAGTTGCT GGGATCTGGTGGGGGATGATCGCTGGAGTTCTCTTGCAAACAATAACTTTAATTATTCTTACTGCCAGAACAAATTGGGATACTGAG GTTCAGAATGCAGCTGAACGTGTGAAGAAATCAGCAAATGAAGATTTCTCTGGCTTGGTGGAGGCCATCTAA
- the LOC133694684 gene encoding polyamine oxidase 2-like, with protein MVSELKSNRPQLRRGLCYSNEGRGEATRSPSVIVIGGGIAGVAAARALHDASIKVVLLESRDRLGGRVHTDFSFGFPVDLGASWLHGVCKENPLAPLIGRLGLPLYRTSGDNSVLYDHDLESYALYDMDGNQVPQELVTKVGEAFENILKETDKVRLENNEDMSILRAFSIVFERRPDLRLEGLAHKVLQWYLCRMEGWFAADSETISLKGWDQEELLPGGHGLMVRGYLPVINTLAKGLDIRLGHRVTKIVRHYNGVKVTVEDGRTFMADAAVVAIPLGVLKSKTIMFEPKLPDWKEEAIKDLGVGIENKIVLNFEQVFWPKVEFLGVVAETSYGCSYFLNLHKATGHPVLVYMPAGKLARDIEKMSDEAAANFAFMQLKKILPDASAPIQYLVSRWGSDINSLGSYSYDTVGKPHELYERLRIPVDNLFFAGEATSVSYPGSVHGAFSTGLMAAEDCRMRVLERYGELDLFQPVMGTEEAPMSVPLLISRM; from the exons ATGGTTTCGGAATTGAAGAGTAATCGCCCTCAGTTACGTAGAG GTCTATGTTATTCGAATGAGGGGAGGGGGGAAGCAACAAGATCACCGTCAGTTATAGTGATAGGCGGTGGAATTGCCGGAGTGGCGGCAGCACGAGCTTTGCATGATGCTTCAATTAAGGTTGTCTTGTTAGAATCAAGAGACAGGCTTGGAGGTCGTGTTCATActgatttctcttttggttttCCTGTCGACCTTGGTGCATCAtg GTTGCATGGGGTGTGCAAAGAGAATCCTTTGGCACCATTGATTGGGAGGTTAGGACTGCCCTTGTACCGTACTAGTGGTGATAACTCCGTCTTGTATGACCATGATCTTGAAAG CTATGCACTCTATGATATGGATGGGAACCAAGTTCCACAAGAATTGGTCACCAAAGTTGGCGAAGCATTTGAGAACATTTTAAAGGAG ACAGATAAAGTAAGACTCGAAAACAATGAAGACATGTCTATACTCCGTGCTTTCTCAATTGTTTTTGAAAGACGACCAGATTTAAG GTTAGAGGGTCTTGCCCACAAGGTGCTTCAGTGGTATTTATGCAGAATGGAAGGATGGTTTGCTGCTGATTCTGAGACGATATCACTTAAAGGCTGGGATCAG GAAGAACTGCTCCCTGGTGGGCATGGGCTTATGGTCAGGGGCTACCTTCCTGTCATTAACACTCTTGCCAAAGGCCTTGACATCCGCTTGGGCCACAG GGTGACAAAAATAGTGAGGCATTATAATGGAGTAAAGGTAACAGTGGAAGATGGAAGAACATTTATGGCCGATGCTGCTGTTGTTGCCATTCCTCTTGGCGTGCTGAAATCTAAGACCATAATGTTTGAACCAAAACTTCCAGACTGGAAGGAAGAAGCCATCAAGGACCTTGGAGTGGGAATTGAGAATAAGATTGTGTTGAACTTCGAACAGGTGTTCTGGCCAAAAGTAGAGTTCTTAGGTGTGGTTGCAGAGACATCTTATGGATGCAGCTACTTCCTGAATCTTCACAAAGCAACTGGCCACCCTGTCCTTGTTTATATGCCTGCTGGGAAGCTTGCCAGAGACATTGAGAAAATGTCTGATGAAGCTGCTGCTAATTTTGCTTTTATGCAACTCAAGAAGATCCTTCCTGATGCTTCTGCACCG ATTCAGTATCTTGTTTCTCGGTGGGGCTCAGATATCAACTCACTTGGTTCCTATAGCTATGATACAGTAGGCAAACCCCATGAACTGTATGAGAGGCTGAGGATCCCTGTAGATAACCTATTCTTTGCAGGTGAGGCAACAAGTGTGAGCTACCCAGGGTCAGTGCATGGTGCATTCTCAACTGGATTGATGGCCGCAGAAGATTGCAGGATGCGTGTTCTGGAGCGTTATGGAGAGTTGGACTTGTTTCAGCCAGTCATGGGTACCGAGGAGGCGCCAATGTCTGTCCCGCTCTTGATCTCACGAATGTAA